The following are from one region of the Leptospira terpstrae serovar Hualin str. LT 11-33 = ATCC 700639 genome:
- a CDS encoding oligosaccharide flippase family protein, with protein sequence MQKLKKIFQILKVELMKEGVLKNSFFVSTSKALSAITNLVFMIYSVNLLSKAENGKLQYFLGFLPVVLAVAEFGLPNALIKYISPMAERKENPGAILNASLRIKFYSFVFLSLVCLVAYITGDENYFVLLLLLFGGIIISFISYFESLFVSYRKYKSLSLWNPLPNVVRLLLLIYLSESSVHPLTYMDILAIFCIAPIFVLFLFFFFFGKEEISFTAESSEIRTNEKKLLLFNLWAFGASIFAILSDRLEIFFLNQFHPPEIVADYGTALQLFSGFIIILATFNSIIYPKLARLADTEEFPTVLKKSVFLGGMIAVALSPGILLAEPILTLLFGTKYTNSISVFKILYPNFLLQLVFAPLGTALFALGLPRLLAGLALLRLMFGAIFDYWIIPDWGANGAAISLFLGQIVSWLLLTGYFMAYFRK encoded by the coding sequence ATGCAAAAATTAAAAAAAATATTTCAGATTCTAAAAGTAGAGCTGATGAAAGAAGGAGTCCTCAAAAACTCCTTCTTTGTCAGTACTTCTAAAGCTTTATCCGCTATCACCAATTTGGTGTTTATGATTTATTCCGTGAATTTGCTAAGCAAAGCAGAGAACGGAAAACTCCAATACTTTTTAGGTTTTTTACCTGTTGTTTTGGCAGTCGCAGAATTTGGACTGCCGAATGCTCTCATTAAATACATCTCTCCCATGGCTGAAAGAAAGGAAAATCCAGGAGCCATACTCAATGCATCTCTCAGGATCAAATTTTATTCCTTCGTATTTTTATCATTAGTATGTTTGGTCGCTTACATTACTGGTGATGAAAACTATTTTGTTTTATTACTTTTGTTATTCGGTGGGATAATAATTTCGTTTATCTCCTACTTCGAAAGTCTTTTTGTCTCTTATCGTAAATACAAATCTTTGTCTCTATGGAATCCACTTCCAAACGTAGTAAGACTTTTATTATTAATTTATTTGTCTGAGTCGAGTGTCCATCCATTGACATACATGGACATTCTTGCTATTTTTTGTATCGCACCAATCTTTGTTTTATTTTTATTCTTTTTCTTTTTTGGCAAAGAAGAGATTTCTTTCACCGCAGAATCGTCGGAGATTCGGACAAACGAAAAAAAACTTTTACTCTTTAATCTTTGGGCTTTTGGCGCTTCTATATTTGCTATCCTTTCTGATCGGTTGGAGATTTTCTTTTTAAACCAATTCCATCCTCCGGAAATTGTTGCTGACTATGGTACCGCATTGCAGTTGTTTAGTGGATTCATTATCATTCTAGCTACTTTTAATTCCATCATTTATCCAAAATTAGCTCGACTTGCTGACACTGAAGAATTTCCTACAGTCCTAAAAAAATCAGTTTTTTTAGGTGGCATGATAGCCGTTGCCTTATCACCAGGAATTCTACTCGCAGAACCCATCTTAACATTGTTATTTGGGACAAAATATACCAATTCCATTTCGGTATTCAAAATCCTATACCCAAACTTTTTATTACAATTGGTATTTGCTCCCTTGGGAACAGCTCTCTTTGCCCTTGGATTACCAAGGCTTTTGGCGGGACTTGCACTACTCCGACTCATGTTCGGAGCTATTTTTGATTATTGGATCATTCCCGATTGGGGTGCCAATGGTGCCGCGATCTCATTATTTCTTGGTCAGATTGTTTCTTGGTTACTCTTGACCGGTTATTTTATGGCTTACTTTCGGAAGTGA
- a CDS encoding phosphatase PAP2 family protein — protein sequence MKELLLAQNSLWFSSQTLDSLHIWDPSFGGVFLLISTICHFLGGSSFFLGLISFVYIYFRPKLAFELSLGLLTSAVMVSFLKFYLESPRPFPYPEAFDEKAFGLPSGHVYSAVVVWGLLAFRIPKLWFRILSILIIVFMPFSRMYLKVHYLGDVSLGFALGVIHLTILLLLLNRFYPKESIKTFLHTENYRTLSLFGIVITLSPIVLDSPFLSVEHHHSLSGVLMASGALAGFWLGILFYPRFSKPEFLDWSLPPFSFSYGTKEFRIFWNTVLVRSLVLVIVISFLYVLPGILIKKSIWKDDLFLRYIRYLVVGFGLVFFVPLVLQKIQKGKFLQN from the coding sequence ATGAAAGAACTCCTTCTTGCACAGAACTCCCTTTGGTTCTCCTCCCAAACCTTAGATTCCCTACATATTTGGGATCCATCCTTTGGTGGAGTTTTCCTTTTGATTTCTACGATCTGCCATTTCTTAGGTGGAAGTAGTTTTTTCCTTGGTCTGATTTCTTTTGTTTATATTTACTTTCGACCCAAACTCGCCTTTGAACTTTCGCTAGGGCTTCTGACATCTGCGGTGATGGTTTCCTTTTTAAAATTTTACCTAGAAAGCCCTAGACCCTTTCCTTACCCCGAAGCATTTGATGAAAAGGCATTTGGTTTACCCTCTGGACATGTTTATTCTGCAGTTGTCGTTTGGGGATTGTTAGCTTTTCGAATTCCAAAACTTTGGTTTCGGATTTTATCCATTCTTATCATTGTCTTTATGCCATTTTCCAGAATGTATCTTAAAGTTCATTATTTAGGAGATGTCAGTTTAGGTTTTGCCTTGGGTGTGATTCATTTAACAATCCTTTTACTTTTGCTGAACCGATTCTATCCTAAGGAATCCATAAAAACTTTCCTACATACAGAAAACTATCGCACTTTGAGTCTATTTGGAATTGTAATCACTCTGTCCCCAATTGTTTTAGATTCCCCTTTTCTTTCTGTGGAACACCACCATAGTTTGTCTGGTGTGCTTATGGCGAGCGGTGCTCTTGCCGGCTTTTGGCTTGGCATTCTTTTTTATCCAAGATTTAGCAAACCGGAGTTTTTGGATTGGTCTCTTCCTCCATTCAGTTTCTCCTATGGCACGAAGGAATTCCGCATTTTTTGGAATACGGTTCTTGTTCGTTCGTTAGTATTAGTCATAGTGATCTCGTTCCTCTATGTACTGCCAGGGATTCTTATCAAAAAATCTATTTGGAAAGATGATTTGTTTTTGAGATATATCCGTTACTTAGTTGTAGGATTTGGCCTTGTTTTCTTCGTTCCTTTGGTTTTGCAAAAAATCCAAAAAGGTAAGTTTTTGCAAAACTAA